DNA sequence from the Brevundimonas sp. NIBR10 genome:
ATCGGGCGGTTCGCTGACGGCCGGTGGGCGGATCATGGCCGTGGCGGTCTTGGCCAGACGGGCCGACATGCCGACCCGCAGAGCGCCGGTCAGCAGCTTCAGCAGGGCCCAGCGGCCCTTGGGGGCCAGGGCGTCCAGCCAGCCCTCGATCAGCCCCTGCACCTCGCCGCGTTTGGCCGTGGACAGGGCGTCGATGACCTCGGCCAGTTCGGGTTCGCGGTTGGGGCGGCGGTCGGGGTCGCCGGGCCAGATCAGGGCCACCGTCTCGGCCAGATCGCCGACATAGTCGTAGGACCAGCCGAACAGGACGGGATCGACCCGCGCCTCTACCGCCCGGCGGATCATGGCGGGCTTGGCGTCGTTGAAGGTCAGATCGCCGGTCAGGGCAGCCAGGGCCCAGCCCCGGTCGGGATCGGGCGTGACCTTCAGATAGTCGCGCAACAGCACCAGCTTGGCGTTGCGCGAGGCCGTCAGAGACAGGCGATCCAGAAGTTCGGCAAAGGCGCGCATCGGGTCCCACTATGCACGCCAGGCGTCAGCGTCACAGCACAACGAAACAAGCCCCGGAGGTTTCCCTCCGGGGCTGTGTCATCATACACCGATCGGTCTCAAGTAGCCCGAAGGGCGGTAGGCCTCTTAGTTAAACAGTCCCGCGATGACGGCGGTGATCAGGCCACCGGCGACGGCGGCGAGAACCACGTCATTGCCGTTGCGGACATAGTGGTATCCACGGGGCGGGGCGCGAAGGCCGTAACGGTTGTAGTCGTTGACGACGTAGGCGTTGTAGGCGCTGGGCAGGCGCTGGCCATAGCCATAGGCCTGGTAGCGATGACCGCGCGGCTGCTGCCAGCGACCGGCGTTGTAGCGGCGTTCGGCGCGCTGATAGCGGGCGTAGGCGCGCTGGTCCTGACGATACTCGCGACGATCCTCGCGGGCGTCCTGACGGTATTCGCGGCGGTCGTTGCGGTCGTCGCGACGGTCATCCCGGCGATCATCGCGCCGGTCGTCGCGTCGGTCGTCGCGGCGATCCTGGGACTGTTCGTAGCCGCGCGACTGGGCGCTGGCGGTAGTGGCGGCCAGGCCCAGCGAGCCGGTAGCGATGACAGCGGCGACGGCGGCGGTGATGAATTTCTTCATGGCGACTTCTCCTTGGGTCAGTCGAACCTTCGACTTGCCCTGAGGTTTAGTCCCCTTCGTTTGAGCCCGACCTGA
Encoded proteins:
- a CDS encoding RcnB family protein — encoded protein: MKKFITAAVAAVIATGSLGLAATTASAQSRGYEQSQDRRDDRRDDRRDDRRDDRRDDRNDRREYRQDAREDRREYRQDQRAYARYQRAERRYNAGRWQQPRGHRYQAYGYGQRLPSAYNAYVVNDYNRYGLRAPPRGYHYVRNGNDVVLAAVAGGLITAVIAGLFN